One Asterias rubens chromosome 1, eAstRub1.3, whole genome shotgun sequence genomic region harbors:
- the LOC117297491 gene encoding dr1-associated corepressor-like: protein MPRKKKKYNARFPPARIKKIMQLDEDVGKVAAAVPVVISKALEIFVESLLTKSLQQTQARSAKTMSTSHIKQCIESEGTFDFLKDLVENVPDMPCEEEDGPQPPTVHPTERKHRQHNKPRRKRSKDEGAGPSNSQLKQSSEEQSTSEDDSDTEEDEGTYNSDGNNMQDPLASAVATAEIPSPACVPGMHPAQSTSPPTLPMPPIPVFQPPTAAMGTVHMGMGMYQAPKNNSTDDDENYDT, encoded by the exons ATGCctagaaagaagaagaaatacaaCGCCCGATTTCCACCA GCAAGGATAAAGAAGATAATGCAGCTGGACGAAGATGTTGGCAAAGTGGCTGCAGCTGTACCGGTCGTCATTT CCAAGGCGCTGGAGATCTTTGTAGAATCTCTTCTGACAAAGTCGCTGCAACAGACTCAAGCCAGAAGTGCTAAGACGATGTCAACATCTCATAT AAAACAATGCATCGAGAGTGAGGGCACATTTGATTTTCTGAAGGACCTTGTGGAGAATGTACCAGACATGCCATGTGAGGAGGAAGATGGTCCTCAACCACCCACTGTGCATCCAACTGAGCGAAAACACAGGCAGCATAATAA ACCAAGGAGGAAACGCAGCAAGGATGAAGGGGCCGGTCCAAGCAATAGCCAACTGAAGCAGTCATCAGAAGAACAGTCCACATCAGAG GATGACTCTGATACTGAGGAGGATGAAGGAACATACAATAGCGACGGCAACAACATGCAAGACCCTCTGGCCTCTGCTGTAGCAACTGCTGAGATACCAAGTCCGGCCTG TGTGCCAGGAATGCATCCAGCCCAGTCGACCTCACCGCCTACATTGCCTATGCCACCAATACCAGTCTTCCAGCCACCAACCGCAGCTATGGGTACCGTCCACATGGGCATGGGCATGTACCAGGCACCCAAGAACAACAGCACAGATGATGATGAGAATTATGATACATAA